ACCCCCACCTGTCTGTCCAACTCTCAGCAGTGACAAGTATCAGTCTGAATCAATGAgaacagaaatgcaaaagacctTAAAGAAATTGCAAAGCCCCTGGCCCCGATCCTTTGGAGGTTTGCCAGAAAAGTCAGACACCCCACATTAAACAACTGTTGTCAGTGGGAAAAAGGGGCAAATTAAGCACAGAATCTGAAGACCCTAATGAAAAGGTCCCCATCATAGAACAGACCCCCAAAAGTATCgctcttctttaaattttaggcTACAAATAAATCTCTTCCTAAGGCACACCTAGCAATCTTTTGTGTTTGGCTCTGCTGTTTGGACATGCATAGTTAGGTTTTCCTTCCAGGCACAAAACGATTTTTCAAGGGCTTCatgaaaatgtgaatattttcatgACATGGAGGTAAGCAGattttactataatttataaCTAAGTTTTCTAATTCACTTTGGGGCACACACATGATCTACAATGTTCGCTTTCCCAATGACACACCAGAGTACGTAACTACACAAGGTATTTTTTAAGGCTGCAAAATGAATACTGTCTGGACTGTAAAATTTAAAGATGTTCATCCGCAACAGTCATGAGACTgtgtaacaaaaaataaatagccataaaacttttaatttttattttgaattatgcCTACTCAACCCACAAAAGACCAGGATGTGTACAATCTTTGTAAGTTTCTAAACCATGTTTTTGGAAGCACCCAGGGCATTAGTGTGATGCCTATTCAATGTGTAAAAGACCAGGCCACTGGACAATACTTGTCCTGTCGAAACCATGCTTTCCAAAACGCAAAGGGCTAATGTGGCCCATAACTTTAGAGAAGGGTAAGTCATGTTCTACCACTTGCTGAATATTTGGCTGATTTCACGTGACATGAGTTTTTATGGCAACTGTCTATTACCATGAATGTGTCCGTTCTCTACAATTCAAAGTAATAAGTGCAACTTGTAAAAgtcaagttttttttatttaatacattctAGTCAAATAGTAACAGCAGTAAATAAACACTTTGAAAAAACAGGAAGGTATCCCCCTATATCTGGAAGAGAATTAAGTCAAAGTATTCTACATGGTAGAAGGGAGACAACTGCTGATGTCCATGGTTAGACAATTTAAGGACAACTTGTTAATTTCTACAGCCATTTCCAAAAAGTCAATGGCAACAGGTTGGGACACAGCTACTTGAAAGGATCAAATGTCTGTATCTACATGGTTTTATTAACAGGGATTGAGTTGCACCTGTAGAGCATGACATTCTTGTCTTTAGccttaaaggaaaagacaaagtCTTTTCCGTGTGCACCAGTTTGAAATAGTTCTGAGATAAGGCTCCCTTAAAATGGATTACTACAGTACTCATTCACATGAGAGAGTTCATACGTGTAGTAAAAAGTCATATACAGGATTTCGTGGTCACCTTTTTGGTTGATTTGGTTAATTGCATAAATGAAGGATAAATACTCACAAGCTTATCTGTTTAACAAAACTCCTAGGTACATCAAGaatgcaaaaagagaaaatggccTAGAGGGGACTCTGACCGCCAGGCATCTAAAATTGAAGCTAAGCCCGCTGTCAGTTGGGTTCCTCCACTCCTTCTGTACTCCTGCATCCAGTTCTCCCCCTACTACCGGGGCGTGGACCTTTGACCTAATAAGGAGGAACCTCAGAAAGGCAAAGGCATTCTGATAAAATGTTCCTTTCAGCCTTTCCTTGGGacatttggtttttaatttaGGATTAACGGGTCTTGGTCAGCCTTAGGAAGGTAAGCATCACTCTCAGGTGAAAATATTTGGGGGAACTTTAAATAGCTAGCTACCTCGGCACAGGTTTAAATTAGATTGACTTCAGCTGTTTTTAGAATCCCGAGTAGTTATCCAGAGCAGTCACTCAAGTTTTGGTTCTCTTTGACATAGCTGCATTCGGAGAGACTCTATACGAGGCATggttagaaaaagagaaacacttATACCTGGAATTTATATTCTTCCAAGTAATCTTTTAGTCTTGTTGGTAAAGGCAGTCCCCAGATGGTACCGGTACATTTGTTAATGGTGAGTCTACAGAGATGCTGCAGAGGTGGCGCTGATGTGTAGAGCGGTTTGGTCAGGTAAAGGTGAACGGTGCCGTTCCGGGGGGCTTCTGGGCCCGTCCGCTTATCCTTGCACATCTGAACATAGTAGTCGATCAGATGAACCACACTGTCAAATTGTTTAAGCTTGGACTTGACACATATGATAGAGTCCAATCTGAATTTCCCATCTTGGTATTCGATTCGCAGATTAGTTGGTCCAGCTGATGTCTTAACAGATATTGTTAGTAGGTAGTCTGAATGCGAGCTATCTCTAATCAAGAAAGTTCCTTCTGGtgcctcttttaatttttctttggcttcATTAACAGTCATACTTCCCCAGTACCAACCTGGGGTttttgttcaaaaagaaaaagaaaagagggtaaaatag
The sequence above is drawn from the Zalophus californianus isolate mZalCal1 chromosome 9, mZalCal1.pri.v2, whole genome shotgun sequence genome and encodes:
- the SOCS2 gene encoding suppressor of cytokine signaling 2, whose amino-acid sequence is MTLRCLEPSGNGAEGTQSQWGTAGSAEESSPEAAHLAKALRELSQTGWYWGSMTVNEAKEKLKEAPEGTFLIRDSSHSDYLLTISVKTSAGPTNLRIEYQDGKFRLDSIICVKSKLKQFDSVVHLIDYYVQMCKDKRTGPEAPRNGTVHLYLTKPLYTSAPPLQHLCRLTINKCTGTIWGLPLPTRLKDYLEEYKFQV